The Paenibacillus sp. G2S3 region CTATCGCCACCAAACGGGCATTTGCGGTACAAATGCATTATTCAGGTCTCAGCATCGCCAAATGCTGAAAACAAATTCATCATCATATAGCCACTAGGACCATATGGTTTAGAACTTGATTCCTGAAAACTGAATCCGAATTGAATTTGCGTTTTAAGTATAGGATAAGCCCTCGACCGATTAGTATTGGTCAGCTCCATGCATTACTGCACTTCCACCTCCAACCTATCTACCTCGTCGTCTTCAAGGGGTCTTACTAATTGGGAAATCTCATCTTGAGGGGGGCTTCACGCTTAGATGCTTTCAGCGCTTATCCCGTCCGTACGTAGCTACCCAGCCATGCTTCTGGCGAAACAACTGGTGCACCAGCGGTACGTCCATCCCGGTCCTCTCGTACTAAGGACAGCTCCTCTCAAATTTCCTGCGCCCACGACAGATAGGGACCGAACTGTCTCACGACGTTCTGAACCCAGCTCGCGTACCGCTTTAATGGGCGAACAGCCCAACCCTTGGGACCTACTTCAGCCCCAGGATGCGATGAGCCGACATCGAGGTGCCAAACCTCCCCGTCGATGTGGACTCTTGGGGGAGATAAGCCTGTTATCCCCAGGGTAGCTTTTATCCGTTGAGCGATGGCCCTTCCATGCGGTACCACCGGATCACTAAGTCCGACTTTCGTCCCTGCTCGACTTGTAGGTCTCGCAGTCAAGCTCCCTTATGCCTTTGCACTCTTCGAATGATTTCCAACCATTCTGAGGGAACCTTGGAACGCCTCCGTTACTCTTTAGGAGGCGACCGCCCCAGTCAAACTGCCCGCCTGACACGGTCCCCGTACCCGATAAGGGTACTAGGTTAGAACCTAGATACGATCAGGGTGGTATCCCAACGGCGCCTCCACCGAAGCTTGCGCTCCGATTTCTACGGCTCCCACCTATCCTGTACAGATCGTACCCAAATTCAATATCAAGCTGCAGTAAAGCTCCATGGGGTCTTTCCGTCTTGTCGCGGGTAACCTGCATCTTCACAGGTATTAAAATTTCACCGGATCTCTCGTTGAGACAGCGCCCAAGTCGTTACGCCATTCGTGCGGGTCAGAATTTACCTGACAAGGAATTTCGCTACCTTAGGACCGTTATAGTTACGGCCGCCGTTTACTGGGGCTTCGGTTCATAGCTTCGGATTGCTCCTAACCACTCCCCTTAACCTTCCAGCACCGGGCAGGCGTCAGCCCGTATACTTCGCCTTGCGGCTTCGCACAGACCTGTGTTTTTGCTAAACAGTCGCTTGGGCCTTTTCACTGCGGCCCCCTCGTGCTATTCACACTACCGGGGCACCCCTTCTCCCGAAGTTACGGGGTCATTTTGCCGAGTTCCTTAACGAGAGTTCTTCCGCGCGCCTTAGAATTCTCTTCTCGCCTACCTGTGTCGGTTTGCGGTACGGGCACCTTCTCCTGGCTAGAGGCTTTTCTTGGCAGTGTGAGATCATGACCTTCGCTACTACAATTTTCGCTCCCCATCACAGCCCAGCCTTAATGATGTGCGGATTTGCCTACACATCAGCCTCACTGCTTAGACGGACATATCCATCAGTCCGCGTCACTACCCTCCTGCGTCACCCCATCGCTCATAGCGGATTACGGTGGTACAGTAATTTCAAACTGTTGTCCTTCGACTACGCCTTTCGGCCTCGCCTTAGGTCCCGACTTACCCTGAGCGGACGAGCCTTCCTCAGGAAACCTTGGGCTTTCGGCGGATCAGATTCTCACTGATCTTTTCGTTACTCATACCGGCATTCTCACTTGTATGCTGTCCAGCGCTCCTTACGGTACACCTTCAACCCACATACAACGCTCCCCTACCCCAGATACATACGTATCTAGCCATAGCTTCGGTGGTGTGTTTAGCCCCGTTACATTTTCGGCGCAGAGTCACTCGACCAGTGAGCTATTACGCACTCTTTCAATGGTGGCTGCTTCTAAGCCAACATCCTGGTTGTCTGTGCAACTCCACATCCTTTCCCACTTAACACACACTTGGGGACCTTAGCTGATGGTCTGGGCTGTTTCCCTTTTGACAATGGATCTTAGCACTCACTGTCTGACTCCCGGCAATAAGTATATGGCATTCGGAGTTTGACTGAGCTTGGTAATCCTTGCGGACCCCGCACCCAATCAGTGCTCTACCTCCACTACTCTTATACCGAGGCTAGCCCTAAAGCTATTTCGGGGAGAACCAGCTATCTCCGAGTTCGATTGGAATTTCTCCGCTACCCCCACCTCATCCCCGCACTTTTCAACGTACGTGGGTTCGGGCCTCCAGTGCGTGTTACCGCACCTTCACCCTGGACAGGGGTAGATCACACGGTTTCGGGTCTACGTCCACATACTCATTCGCCCTATTCAGACTCGCTTTCGCTGCGGCTCCACCTTCTCGGCTTAACCTTGCATGTTAAACGTAACTCGCCGGTTCATTCTACAAAAGGCACGCCATCACCCATAGATAGGGCTCTGACTTTTTGTAAGCACACGGTTTCAGGTTCTATTTCACTCCCCTTCCGGGGTGCTTTTCACCTTTCCCTCACGGTACTGTTTCACTATCGGTCGCCAGGTAGTATTTAGCCTTAGCAGATGGTCCTGCTGGATTCATACGGGGTTTCACGTGCCCCGCACTACTCGGGATCCGTCTCGGAGAGAACACAGTTTAGGCTACAGGGCTTTTACCTCTATCGCGGGCCTTTCCAGACCTCTTCGCCTACCATATTCCTTTGTAACTCCATGTGAGACGTCCCACAACCCCTAAGAGCAAGCTCTTAGGTTTAGGCTGTTCCGCGTTCGCTCGCCGCTACTGACGGAATCACTATTGTTTTCTCTTCCTCAGGGTACTTAGATGTTTCAGTTCCCCTGGTCTGCCTCTACATTTCCTATGTATTCAGAAATGAGTAACTGCGAATTACCACAGCTGGGTTTCCCCATTCGGACACCCCCGGATCAAAGCTTGCTTACAGCTCCCCGAGGCAGTTTCGTTGTTCGCCACGTCCTTCGTCGGCTCCTGGCGCCTAGGCATCCTCCGTGTGCTCTTATTAGCTTAACCTTTGCTCCGATGTTTCGCTTGTTCGCACAATCGATAATCTTCGCTTCCAGCTAATAACTAACGTACTTGTTTACACAAGTTATAGCTAAAAGATGTTCTAAAACGCAAATTCGTTTCGGTATCCAGTTTTCAAGGATCAAGTCTTACTGAGAGCTTAAACTCTCAAAACTGAGCAACGAGTGAGTAACAGGCCTAAACCTGAGATTTGGAAGTTTAACTTCCGATTTGAATGTCTCCATTGCAGGAAACGATTCTCCATAGAAAGGAGGTGATCCAGCCGCACCTTCCGATACGGCTACCTTGTTACGACTTCACCCCAATCATCTACCCCACCTTCGGCGGCTGGCTCCCTTGCGGGTTACCCCACCGACTTCGGGTGTTGTAAACTCTCGTGGTGTGACGGGCGGTGTGTACAAGACCCGGGAACGTATTCACCGCGGCATGCTGATCCGCGATTACTAGCAATTCCGACTTCATGCAGGCGAGTTGCAGCCTGCAATCCGAACTGAGACCGGCTTTGATGGGATTGGCTTCACCTCGCGGCTTCGCTTCCCGTTGTACCGGCCATTGTAGTACGTGTGTAGCCCAGGTCATAAGGGGCATGATGATTTGACGTCATCCCCACCTTCCTCCGGTTTGTCACCGGCAGTCACTCTAGAGTGCCCAACATGACTTGCTGGCAACTAAAGTTAAGGGTTGCGCTCGTTGCGGGACTTAACCCAACATCTCACGACACGAGCTGACGACAACCATGCACCACCTGTCTCCTCTGTCCCGAAGGCCGCTGCTATCTCTAGCAGATTCAGAGGGATGTCAAGACCTGGTAAGGTTCTTCGCGTTGCTTCGAATTAAACCACATACTCCACTGCTTGTGCGGGTCCCCGTCAATTCCTTTGAGTTTCAGTCTTGCGACCGTACTCCCCAGGCGGAGTGCTTACTGTGTTAACTTCGGCACCAAGGGTATCGAAACCCCTAACACCTAGCACTCATCGTTTACGGCGTGGACTACCAGGGTATCTAATCCTGTTTGCTCCCCACGCTTTCGCGCCTCAGCGTCAGTTACAGCCCAGAAAGTCGCCTTCGCCACTGGTGTTCCTCCACATATCTACGCATTTCACCGCTACACGTGGAATTCCACTTTCCTCTTCTGTACTCAAGTCACCCAGTTTCCAGTGCGACCTTAGGTTGAGCCCAAGGTTTAAACACCAGACTTAAATGACCGCCTGCGCGCGCTTTACGCCCAATAATTCCGGACAACGCTTGCCCCCTACGTATTACCGCGGCTGCTGGCACGTAGTTAGCCGGGGCTTTCTTCTCAGGTACCGTCACTCCGATAGCAGTTACTCTACCGGACGTTCTTCCCTGGCAACAGAGCTTTACGATCCGAAAACCTTCATCACTCACGCGGCGTTGCTCCGTCAGACTTTCGTCCATTGCGGAAGATTCCCTACTGCTGCCTCCCGTAGGAGTCTGGGCCGTGTCTCAGTCCCAGTGTGGCCGTTCACCCTCTCAGGTCGGCTACGCATCGTCGCCTTGGTGGGCCGTTACCCCACCAACTAGCTAATGCGCCGCAGGCCCATCCCTCAGTGACAGATTGCTCCGTCTTTCATTCTTCCTTCAGGAGAAAAAAGAAATTATCCGGTATTAGCTACCGTTTCCGGTAGTTATCCCAGTCTAAGGGGCAGGTTGCCTACGTGTTACTCACCCGTCCGCCGCTAAGTACTTTTGAAAGCAAGCTTTCAAAAGTACTCCGCTCGACTTGCATGTATTAGGCACGCCGCCAGCGTTCGTCCTGAGCCAGGATCAAACTCTCCAATTAGTATTGAAAAGAGCGATATGCTCATTTTGAAACATCTGACGAGAAAATTAATTCTCTATTTTGGATTTCACTTTCGTGATTTCCTACTCACTCGTTGTTCAGTTTTCAAAGATCAAGTTCTCGTTGGCGCCGTTTAATGTCTCAGCAGCAACTCTTATAATATATCATGTATTCCGATGAATTGCAACACTTTTTTTTCAAAGTCTTTTGTAATTTCATTCAGATTTACATTCACCAACCGAAAGTTTATATCTCCTCTTTGCGACTGGATTTATAATGTAACATATAACCCACTCTAAAAACAACCCCTGAATTAAAAAAAAATCAAAAATAATTACTTCCGTCTCAGTCCTACATCTCGTTCACATCTTCTCATAAAAAAACGTGCAGGTTCTAATATTCAGAACCTACACGTTAAAGAGAGATCGGATGTTAATTCGGAATAGTATTAATTAGAAATCCACGGATTTCTACGTTTCTTAGAGCTCACTGTACGACCACCTGCATTTGAACGTTGAGACTTCACAACTGTTTTGTTTTTCTTATTGCTGTTTTGACTCGAGGTCTTTGCTTTTGATGCCGTTTCCTTCGTTGCAGTTCCTTTACTTTTGATAGAAGCACCAGAGGTAGCTTCCTCACTCACTGTTCTAGCAACTTCAGGAGCGTCCTGTACAAACGCTTCAGGATCTTGAATTTCCGGAACCCGATTATGTTGCGAATAATTACCTATACCTGGATACTGCGGATTAGACGGAATACTCGACATTATAGGCCCGCCAAAGGCTCCAAGAGGAGAAGCTGGAACGATTCCCTGATTAGGTGTTCCTGCTCCATAAGCAGAGAATGCATTCGGGTTTCCGTATGCTGGATAGGTATTATATACAGGCATTTCATATGAATAGGGTTGAATATGCATTCCCCCACACCCACAAGTAGTTGGCCAAGGAAGATTTGATGACATCCCATACATCGGATTCATTCCTGAAACATTAGCCTCCATATTGTTAGGTGCAGCGTTTGGATTCCATTGTTCCGGGCTCACATTAGGCGCAGCGTTTGGATTCCATTGTTCTGGGCTCACATTAGGTGCAGCATTTGGATTCCATTGTTCTGGGCTCATGTTAGGCCAAGCATTCGAATTCCATTGTTCTGGACTCACATTAGGTGCAGCATTTGGATTCCATTGTTCCGGACTCACATTAGGCGCAGCGTTTGGATTCCATTGTTCTGGGCTCATATTAGGCCAAGCGTTCGGATTCCATTGTTCCGGGCTCACATTAGGCGCAGCGTTTGGATTCCATTGTTCTGGGCTCATGTTAGGCCAAGCATTCGAATTCCATTGTTCTGGACTCACATTAGGCGCAGCGTTTGGATTCCATTGTTCTGGGCTCATGTTAGGCCAAGCATTCGAATTCCATTGTTCTGGACTCACATTAGGTGCAGCATTTGGATTCCATTGTTCTGGGCTCACGTTAGGTGAATACATATTTTCTGAAAAGTAGTATGGGGACATGCATTCAGGTCCATATGAGGCTGGCTGAGCATAACTTGGTGCCCAATTCATGTTCATATTAGGGTTATTTTGATAAGAATCATAGAGATAAGGATTTCCTCCTAGACCTGGATATCCCATATT contains the following coding sequences:
- a CDS encoding LysM peptidoglycan-binding domain-containing protein encodes the protein MKIHIVKQGDSLYALSQKYGVPLQKIIEANPQISNPNVLALGEKVKIPTAPVSVPDNSEVYYKHTVKQGDTLWKLSKAWGIPLKDMVEANPQLKNPNVLMLGEVVNIPKKPSNSSPVQPGYMPSNASEKTQVGGKEYTGPKQQPVAEVVPAPKPETKPEVKPETKPEAKAENKPEAKAENKPEAKAETKPAPKPSSNISPLYNSAPHPSMNIAPINTQNAAPNPAPNMQMEVAPVQEIEMQSLFVQITVPNQEPVAHHEAPKAEMKPVASKKEMADSCDNMGYPGLGGNPYLYDSYQNNPNMNMNWAPSYAQPASYGPECMSPYYFSENMYSPNVSPEQWNPNAAPNVSPEQWNSNAWPNMSPEQWNPNAAPNVSPEQWNSNAWPNMSPEQWNPNAAPNVSPEQWNPNAWPNMSPEQWNPNAAPNVSPEQWNPNAAPNVSPEQWNSNAWPNMSPEQWNPNAAPNVSPEQWNPNAAPNVSPEQWNPNAAPNNMEANVSGMNPMYGMSSNLPWPTTCGCGGMHIQPYSYEMPVYNTYPAYGNPNAFSAYGAGTPNQGIVPASPLGAFGGPIMSSIPSNPQYPGIGNYSQHNRVPEIQDPEAFVQDAPEVARTVSEEATSGASIKSKGTATKETASKAKTSSQNSNKKNKTVVKSQRSNAGGRTVSSKKRRNPWISN